From a region of the Sinorhizobium sp. B11 genome:
- the infC gene encoding translation initiation factor IF-3 — translation MRRPFKTDAPVKDGPRSNREIRIPKVQLIAADGQNMGIVPTDQALKMAEEAGLDLVEISPNAEPPVCKILDLGKLKYANQKKAAEARKKQKIVEVKEIKMRPNIDTHDYEVKMKAMGRFFDEGDKVKVTLKFRGREMAHQELGMKLLQQVKADTLEIAKVEAEPKLEGRQMMMVLAPK, via the coding sequence ATTCGCAGACCCTTTAAAACCGACGCGCCCGTAAAGGATGGACCGCGCTCGAACCGGGAGATCCGCATTCCGAAAGTTCAGCTGATTGCTGCTGACGGACAGAATATGGGCATCGTGCCCACAGACCAGGCCTTGAAAATGGCGGAAGAAGCCGGCCTCGACCTCGTCGAAATTTCACCCAATGCCGAACCGCCTGTGTGCAAGATCCTCGATCTGGGCAAGCTGAAATATGCCAACCAGAAGAAGGCCGCCGAGGCGCGCAAGAAGCAGAAGATTGTCGAAGTCAAAGAAATCAAGATGCGTCCGAACATCGACACCCATGATTATGAGGTGAAGATGAAGGCAATGGGTCGCTTCTTCGACGAAGGCGACAAGGTAAAGGTGACGCTGAAGTTCCGTGGCCGTGAAATGGCCCACCAGGAACTCGGCATGAAGCTTCTTCAACAGGTCAAGGCCGACACGCTCGAGATTGCCAAGGTTGAAGCCGAGCCTA